In the genome of Stomoxys calcitrans chromosome 4, idStoCalc2.1, whole genome shotgun sequence, the window tGGTCATggttagcaaatatgtcctatttgcgggtgggacgtcggttagacagatggtcccgaatgttgatatcacattcgtagtctactcccaattacctttcatttgagccccatatttacatagtcgacaaacatgaccgttttgggggCTGCTTTGAGGGATGGGACGACtgggctctgaaaatatatataaaattcttgttctactctagaatacctcttatttgagccccatattgcaatagtcagcaagtGTGTCCTAATTGGGTGGTTTTATGAGgtggcccataaacactttttcccgaatattgatatcagattcgtactttactctctcaatgacttttcatttgagccccatattgttagggtcgtaaatttgtaccctttggggggtgttttggggatggggtgggcccccagaaacttggtcctacatttggatatcaaattcgtaatccattcgcaaatacctttcatttgagtccaatattgccattgtcggtaaatatgtctgatttaggggggttctgggggttgaggtggtcccccaaacacttggtccgacaattggatatcggaaacgttttctactcttaaatgtctttcatttaagtcccatattttcgtAATTGGACTACATATATATTTCGTAGGTTTTGGAAGTGGGGCGGTCCCCTtaggtgccccatccgaaatttggacaccaaatttttgtttgtaggtaactataagagagcacacaaaatttcgcttaaatcgcatcacccatctccgagatctggcgtttctgaaaaatagggtaagggggagggtccgccccccttcacatatcaaaaaatttagtaccctatttccaccattatgcaccatttgtgaaaatgtcaagaaaatcggttcagccgtttctgagtctataaacctacataaattgatttttatatgtaagatcTTGTCGAAAGTTTTGTCgcagaaagttttttttaaatctttgtgAGCCCTTTTTTGAGTTTTGTTATATTCACAACTTTgaagtttttaaatttcaattcaagAATACAAAATGGTCTCtgaattttgtacattttttttttaaatttttcaacatttatttACGATAGAATgtctaaataaaaacaaaatttcaggaaacaCTTTTCGCTCAATCTCTTAACTTATGATGTTTACAACTTGTATTTGATGGCACGCAAGATGGGATATTTGTCACCAGAGCAGGCGCCACGGAAATCATCGTAGGACAAATCAACAAGAGCCACACCACCCAAACCCTTAGCCTTAGCATAGCCTGCTTTGTTGGCAGCCGTATCGGGATCTTCGTAGCCAACCCAGATACCATTCTCACCCTTATCGTCGGCGGCACGGTAGGCATAGTTGCCGAAACGTTTGGTGGGATCACCAACCTTGCGCAATGGTTGATCGGCGCCCTTCAGATGGGCATTGGCATTGTTGGGCAATTTGGCACAAACCTCAGGCCAACTGTAAAGGCCGTCAGTTTGTGTTTGCAAACCGGCGGGGCCAGCTTTGTCGGTCTTCGACACTGGGGGCAGACCGGTGAGACCAGAGTCTTCAGTCATCTTCCAGGAGCGAGCATAGGCAGCAATGCCCACATTGATCTTGGAGGCAGGGCAATGGTGGTCCAACCAATACTGAACTTGGAAGTTGACATTGGATTCGGGATTACGTTCATTGAGCTCATAGATGGGAGCAGGGAAATCAGCAACTTCGGGATTACGTGCAGCAGTTTGGAAATCAAAAGCCATCAAATTGACATAGTCCAAATTGTTGACAATGGCAGGCACTTCAAAGAACACTTGAATGGAAAATGCACAATGATATCAATTAAACAATACCAAGCATTGTAAAAGAAGAACCCCATAACTTACATGAAGAGTTGACATTGGGCAACACGGTAAGACCCAACAAATAACCATCGGGACGCAAAGCATTCTTCAAGTCTCTTATCAAGGTGGTGAACGCTTCCTTGTGTTCCTCAGCCTTCTCATCAACCACAAAGTCTCCGGTGAACGTTTTCTTAATACCCTTCCAGAATTTACCAAAAGATCCATGAACCTTCTTTGGCTTATTCTTGGGGAACTGCCAGGCCACATCCAAACCATCGAAGCCATAGGTCTTGACCAAGGCATGGGCGCTGTTGATGAACGGTATACGGGCATCGGTAGAATCCAACATAGCCAAATATTTGTTGTTATCATTATCAACTTCATCGTTGTCACCACCAACACTCAACAACACCTTAAGGTGAGGGAACTTCTTCTTCAAGCCGGTGACGGTGCGGTACAGGCCAGTACCCACATCCAAGTCAAGTTTTTCATTACGGCTCACCAATTTGTTGCTTGTGGGGTTGATGATGGCATAACCGTAGACAAGGTGGGTACAGAATTGCAGTGCTGGCTCCAAATCGGGCAAAGTCAATTTAGCGAGACCTGTAAGAGCAAAAATGGGCAAAATCAATTGACGTCACTTTTTCATTGTgagtaaacaaattttttgcctGACTTCATTCATAGCTATTCTTTAATATATGGTAATTGCTTAACAAGCGTTAACACTTTTTATGACCCCAATAACATGTTTGACGATTTGcttctaattttatttatttttatttgatcaAAGTCTTGGAAGTGCTAAAACTCAACATTGAATTGGTTTTTCTTACGAAAGCATAGTATTGGACGTACATGTAGCTAATTTATTATACGTTCAAAAGTTCAACCACAATTTGTACATATTCAGATGAAATCATGCATTTATTATGCTCGAAGTTAAATTGTCATTGAAACCTTTGTTGGGTTACTTCTTTCATATTAATAAGAGAAGCTCAATAATACCACCTTCATTTTTTACCGGGTCCGAGTGGCACACTATGGGCGGAAAagaaaaatgtggctacaattcCATAAAACCCTTAAAAGTGCCccggttttgatgaaatttaaaactgattGAGAAACCGATTGTATTTTCATACACGCAGGGTATAATACAGGTTGTCAAAAATGGACAAATTTTAGCAtcgtttattaaaatttttgaactgtTAACATTTGACGCACAAGACCAATTTGCactaagtttttataccctcctccatattatgagggtatacaaatttagtcATCTGGTTTGTAACAAATAATGATcgacgaccctataaagtatatatttttgattgtcttgacatcgTCTTCAAATCACAATAGGGGCAGAAAGAATGAAGAATGACAACCcacatcttattgatgtaggtcgttggataGTGGAAGTCGACcgtttcggttcagatttggataaagcgtccatataaacctatacaTCACTATGATATATTGAGCCTCTATATATTGAGCAGCTCAATGCTGCTCATTgacgatgccatcccctcctatctcgattgtggcagggggattttgagtctcctgcaatccgccagactttagcgatgtggtcgatagttcctcagacaagggttcagcaacaactgctgagtcgtctcccgATTCCCCAAcctcaccgcttctatagaccttcaatttcaacttgttgaatccgtaggatacaagcccttcagacttgttgaggtctgcgaaacagccggagtttagttcgattactgcatgtctccggtcaccatcaccatcagcctcattcaatctatcaatcttccagtcggtggttgaaagattgggattacattcccttagtcttccaagtatcgcttcagggtctgagggaatccttggtatccaagcatgcgccattggtctagaatgaatatcttccttcttgactaaatttaGTGCCGCACCTGGCCAGATTTCAGTAATTTCTTTTATAGCACagcgatacatttcaattgagcgttgaccgccgaaggcaattagtctgtatcggcctcgataccagtcTGCaacgtcacaaactggaggagacccaggaaatgccgcaaggacatcggagtatactgatgacagtccatgaactatcccactccaattattcctaggtaagCAGCCCTGTACTTCTCcattgtcgacaactgccatcaccaaactgtccctagcgacattagcaaaggttgttgcacccatcttactgttgttcgccctagttcttttaggcatgggatgccctccaggtgaccgaagccttttggctgactgcggtgcagtttctgAATCTAgatgtgtagtctttggggtggCCTtcgcagcgaattcccgagcccaatttatttgcaccaagcctctcaataaacctgagatgcgtcttctattattccggggaaggccgatgacctaggcaaattaaaggcatgcaaagaaagaataggttcggccttgtcctttagactAGAACCatgtgtcttcgtcaaaagcccctgctgaccagtcgtctgtcggctagtggagcctgaagaagccgctccaccagtcgaggtttcagcaggcaacatgctacggcctgataccaccaccgcggctgttgggtctttggagtctatTCTAAGCCTAcacccgggctctagatctgtcgctccactggaaacatatacagatcatcaaccgcctaatagatacttctatcgcagctatccttgagtgacttaaatctttactccaaaaaaattgcctatttcgagttacaggaaaattctggcggagtgaaataacaatacatccgctccactcaacggttcaaacaagaaatttgtaccatacttgacacagttgttggaagccataacgaaacacttcctgcaaaatttcagccaaataggatgataattgcgccctctaacgacGAAAGAcctcaagatccaggatcggtttatatcgcagatatatcaggttatgtatcgatatGACCCATACACTGCACAGTTATAAggggtcataacaaaacatctcatgcctaatttcagacaaatcggatatgaattgcgccctctagaggcccaaaaagtcaagatccaggatcggtttatatgtcagccttataaaaacatgggccgatatgtcccatttacaattccagccAACCTACAACAAAAGAAGTATtaatgcacaatttcaagcacctagctttattccttcgaaagtagaTGTGCAttcgatagatggacggacagtgGTTAATCGACGGAGAAtatcaagacaatcaagaatatatatactttgtggcgTCTCAGATCAAGAGTTCGATgtgatacaaacagaattacgaaattagtatacccctcatacTTTGGTGAAGGGTACAACAAATCATTCCAAAGCCAATACGGATATCTTttcgaaatttggaatggaATAAGCTGTACAGACAGTTGAATACAATTTTCATCGTAATGGAGGCTTCGGACTCTTAAATCAACTTATCTCTTTTGCCGGTGAAAGGACATGTTTCAAATAATTGTCAACTATTATTTAATCATTTTTACCTGTCATGCCCTTTTCAGATATATTGTAGACAAATGAAATCAAATGCAGAAAAACTTTGGATTTTCCTAGTTGACTTCTCCAAAAGCCACTATTAAAACTTCGATACAGATTTCGTAGAAAGCCATAAGCCTATATTAGTTACGAAATTCCCTAATGGCTTTTAAATTGAAGCAACATTGAAGCAACGAGATATGATCATTGTTGGCTATGAATCAGCGGGACGACACTGATTCATAGCTctttgtttttagataaaacTTCAATGACACTTTGCCCTtagataaaattaaaattttcttcatagATAACAGTTTGTTTACTGTTTATTCTAACAtggaatttcaattaaatattacttaaatttcatttgtttttataccttccatcataggatggggtatactaatttcgtcataccttttgtaatacctcgcaatattcgtccaagaccccataaagtatatatattcttgatcgtcatgacattttaagttgttctagccatgtccgtccgtctgtctgtggaaagcatgcTTACTTTTGAGGgagcaaagctaggcgcttcaaatttagtaaaaatacttcttactagtgtaggtcggttgggattgcaaatggaccaaattggtccatgttttggtatggctgtcatatacaccgttcttgggtcttgatgtCATGACAATTGTTCTAAGTATGTACCAAACCAgcccacaacctgatatagccgccatataaatcgatctccagatttaattcttgggcctctagatggcgcaatgtgtatccaatttgtctgaaattatgcATAAGTTGTTTTggtaaaacttccaacaactgtgccaagtaacctgacatagttgccatataaaccggtctcccaatttgaatttctgagcctctggagggcgcaattattactcgatttgcctgaaattttggagatggtatttttctatgacttctaaaagcCATGCCaactacggtccgaatcggtcaataacttgatgaagctcttatatttttgaaaaattcattcaaagaacttgacaaatgctatccatggtggagggtatataagattcggcccagtcgaacttagcactcttttacttgttaagtttaGTAATACCCTCCActaaaggataggggtatactaatttcgtcattccacaTATTCATCTcaaacccaacaaagtatatatattcttgatcgtcttaaaatgctaggtcgatttagccatgtccatccgtctattgAAACCATGCTAAGTTtccaaggaataaagctaggcgcttgaaattttatacaaatagttcctattagtgtagatcaaTTGGGCTAAATCGGCCCGATTTTTgcaatagctaccatataaaccgttctcctgatttgatttcttgagcttctagtgggcgcaaatcttatccgatatgaTTAAAATTAAGCATGAAGCTTCTTGTTttggcttccaacaattattctaatacgatctaaatcggtttttaaccggatatagcttccatcaaTTTCCCGATTATTCTTGTTGCCTATAGGGCACCTACAGAGGGCGCAGTTtcattccgatttggctgaaattttgttcaatgatATCTCcttctt includes:
- the LOC106088469 gene encoding chitinase-like protein Idgf4, translating into MKSFVVLCAFLGAIAIQQGSASTASTSHLVCYYDGNSYVREGLAKLTLPDLEPALQFCTHLVYGYAIINPTSNKLVSRNEKLDLDVGTGLYRTVTGLKKKFPHLKVLLSVGGDNDEVDNDNNKYLAMLDSTDARIPFINSAHALVKTYGFDGLDVAWQFPKNKPKKVHGSFGKFWKGIKKTFTGDFVVDEKAEEHKEAFTTLIRDLKNALRPDGYLLGLTVLPNVNSSLFFEVPAIVNNLDYVNLMAFDFQTAARNPEVADFPAPIYELNERNPESNVNFQVQYWLDHHCPASKINVGIAAYARSWKMTEDSGLTGLPPVSKTDKAGPAGLQTQTDGLYSWPEVCAKLPNNANAHLKGADQPLRKVGDPTKRFGNYAYRAADDKGENGIWVGYEDPDTAANKAGYAKAKGLGGVALVDLSYDDFRGACSGDKYPILRAIKYKL